ACTTCCCCTTTCAATTGTTTTTGGGTTTGTAAAAACTCCAATGTTATTAAAAGGTTGATTTAATATATTGTAAAAAATTGACTCTATTATTATTATATGATATACTATGAGCATTCAAAAAGCAACATGTCTTTGTATAAGGTATGATAGTGTCACGATTATACCTTTTTTGTTTGCAAAAAAATATTAAGTATTATATATAAAGTACTTCTATTTCTTAGTCCTTATATCTTATTTAATAACTATTGATTGTAACTTTTTATATGTTCTAATATTTTTAATATGTGCTATAATAATATATAAACTTCATATGAGGAGCTGACTTAATGAATCCTATTACTTTAAATGAACTCAAAAAGAAAAAAATATTTAACAGCACTGTCTTGGGAAAGGAAAACATTAATAATAAGCATTATGCTTTCTTAAGATATAAAGATATTAAAATCTTAATTCCTGAATCAGAAATGGAAATTGAAAAGTCTCATTTAAGAGACAGAATAGGTTCTCTTATTGGTGCTAATATTGAATACATAATTACAAATATCAAAGATACCTATGCTTTGGGAAGTAGAAAAAAAGCAATGGAAATTAGACTTAAGCATCTAAATAATATCCATGTTGGAGATATTATTGATGTTAACGTCATTGGTACTTCAATTAAAAAATGTATCATAGAATGTTATGGACAAGAGATTACGGTACCAGTTCAAGATATTTCTTACAACTGGATTGCCGACGTAGAAGATATTTTAAACATTGGTATGGTTGTCAAAGCAAAGGTAATTAGTACAAATCCATTTAAAATAACCTTAAAAGATGCAAAAACTATAAACTTTAATGTTAATGATTATGCTATTGGAAATGATTATTTAGCAACAGTTATTGATACTACTCCTCAAGGTATTTATGTTGAATTAGATAATAAACGTAGTGTTTTATGTAGAAATGTAGATTGGCATAGAGGATGTCATAAAGGCGATATTGTAGTAATTGAAATTACTGATATCAATGAACAGCTTTATAGAACTTGGGGTATCATCAAGAGACTAATAAAAAAAGTTAATTAACCTTTTTTTGACTAATGAAATATTATTATATCTAAATATTAGAGAATGTCCTAAAAAGTGTGTAAAATATCTCCGACCTGGCTAAAATCTAAATAAAAATGCCAGGAAGGAGATTTTATTATGGCAAATAATCTTATTACTAAAGAACAAGCACAATCAATAATTGAAAACAATGACATCAAAACTCCACAAGATATTATGGGTGCTCTAAAAAATATGTTTAAGGATGTTATTCAAGAAATGCTTGAAAACGAGATGGATGAAACTCTAGGCTACGAACGTTACGATCATGACCAACCTAAATCCAACTATCGAAATGGTTATTCTCAAAAGAAAGTTCGTTCTTCTCTAGGTGAAATTGATATTGATGTGCCTAGAGACCGAAATGCTGATTTTGAACCTAAGATTGTTCCCAAAAGAAAAAAAGATATTTCAGATATTGAGAAACAAATCATAAGTCTTTATGCTCGTGGTATGTCCACAAGAGATATTCATGAACAGATGAATGAACTGTATGGAATAAATGTTTCGGCAGATATGGTAAGTAGAATAACAGATAAACTAATACCAACAATTAAAGAATGGCAAGGAAGACCCTTAGAACCTATATATCCCTTTGTTTTTATGGATGCAATTCATTTTAAAGTAAGAACTGAAGGACGCGTTATCAATCGAGCAGCTTATGTGATCATTGGTGTTAACCTAGATGGTATGAAGGATGTATTAGGTATCTGGATAGGTGAAAACGAGAGCTCTAAATTCTGGTTAAACATTCTTAATCAATTATCTTCACGAGGAGTTAAAGATGTCCTTATCTTCTCTGTAGACGGGCTTTCTGGCATAAAAGAAGCTATCCAAACAGTTTATCCACAAGCAGAAATACAGCGCTGTATTATACATCAATTAAGAAATTCATTTAAGTTTGTATCCTATAAAGATTACAAAGAATTTACAAGAGATTTCAAAGAGGTTTATCGTGCTTCATCAGAAGATTTAGCTTTATTAAAGCTTGATGAATTAGAAGATAAATGGGGAACTAAGTATCCTCATGCGTTAACGAGTTGGCGAAAAAATTGGGATGTATTGTGTCCATTTTTTAAATTCCCAGATGACATCAGGCGCATTATGTATACAACAAATGTCATTGAAAATCTTAATAGGCAATATCGTAAAGTAACAAAGAGCAAATGTATTTTTCCAACAGATACATCCTTACAAAAAATGCTTTTTTTAGCTACAGATAAAGCTACCAAAAAATGGACACAAAGGTATCGAGGTTGGGATAAAATACTCAATCAATTAACCATTTTATATAATGAACGTATAACACCTTATATTGGCTAACTACCGTTCACTTTTACGAAGTAAAGGTAGTATAAATCTCCACCTTTACTTCGTAAATTTTACATGCATTAAGTAAGTGCTGATGGGACCCAAAAATGAAACAGAATATATTAATTGCCCATCACATAAAGAGTTTAGCATGTAAAAACGTTCACTAAACAGTGTTAATTCTAGAGATTTTGCACCCCAAAAATGATACTATTATAGTATTGTCATAATACAGCTAAATTATGGGAATATTATTAATAAATATAAAAATAACCACCCCAGCCGTACATAGCTAGGATGGATTTTTACACACTTAGTGTGACACTACCAAATATTATAATAAAAGGAAACCTTTCAGGTTTCCTAAATAGTTAATTAATTATTAAAATCATGAAATAAAGCATATTCTTTATCAAATACTCCAAGGGTATAAGATAAGATCTTTCTCCACTTTCTATTGTCACCCAATTTTTCATAATCATTATCATTATTACATCTTATAAGAACTAACTTAATCTTTAGCTCACTAGTTTTAATATAAGTTGAAATAATCCTATACTAATAAATAGAATAATGCTATCAATTAATATATTCTTCCTTATGTTGTTTCTCTCCCTATCTCCTCTGGTTATTAAAAATGTTGATGAAAGTATAATTGTTACTGCTAAAATAGTACTACATATAGTAATACCCCTATTTATCATGTTGCTTTGATGGTTTAAGAATGTGAGTATTTCAGTATCTATAATTGTTGGATTTATTAATGATATTAATAATAGTATTATATTTAAAATTAATATCATCACTGTCCCTATTCTAGAGTATTGCAAATTACTTTCTCCATCTTCTTTTTCATTTGTCATAAACAAATAATATAAAACTCCTAACATTATCGTTTCAACTCCTATTCTATCCTAAATCAATCTTTAGCCTTTAACTTCGTTTTATCAAAACTTTTTCCAAGCCTAGAAGGTGGAAACTGCCATTTCATAAACATTATTAGCTCAGGTATAATAAAATCATATAAATTGTTATCAAGGTATTTTTCTACTATATTCTTAATATCATTTTGAAAGATATTACATTCATTATCATTAATAAATTTATAAGTTCTTCCGCTAAATAGTTGGTTACATATTCCGAAATTCATTTTATAATTTTTAATATTTATGTAAGTAGAAAAAGATTTTTTATTACTAAACAATCCTTTATTAACCCATTCATAATTAATAAGTGTATTTACTATGTTATTATCATTACAATACTGCTGTAAAATAGATTTAATATCTATAAATTCATTTAT
This sequence is a window from Vallitalea longa. Protein-coding genes within it:
- a CDS encoding IS256 family transposase — translated: MANNLITKEQAQSIIENNDIKTPQDIMGALKNMFKDVIQEMLENEMDETLGYERYDHDQPKSNYRNGYSQKKVRSSLGEIDIDVPRDRNADFEPKIVPKRKKDISDIEKQIISLYARGMSTRDIHEQMNELYGINVSADMVSRITDKLIPTIKEWQGRPLEPIYPFVFMDAIHFKVRTEGRVINRAAYVIIGVNLDGMKDVLGIWIGENESSKFWLNILNQLSSRGVKDVLIFSVDGLSGIKEAIQTVYPQAEIQRCIIHQLRNSFKFVSYKDYKEFTRDFKEVYRASSEDLALLKLDELEDKWGTKYPHALTSWRKNWDVLCPFFKFPDDIRRIMYTTNVIENLNRQYRKVTKSKCIFPTDTSLQKMLFLATDKATKKWTQRYRGWDKILNQLTILYNERITPYIG